TCCTAAAGCCGATTTGAAAATCTATCTCATAGCCGACGCTCACGTTCGTGCTGTGCGCCGTCAACGAGAACTTGCGGCACGTGGAATTGTCCAGTCGGTCGAAGAGGTTGAAGAAGCAATTGTCAAACGCGACAACCGGGATTCTACTCGCGAACACAGCCCGCTGAAAAAGGCTGAAAACGCAATCGAATTGGACACGACGCACCTAACAATCGGTGATCAGGTGGACAAAGTGTTGGGCTTAATCAAGAAAGTAACCGCTTCAGCGGACGGCAAGTAGATTTTGTGCGAGCGTTTTACGCGACAGTTGCATGGACGGCTCGAACACTTTTTCGGATATTGTACGGTGTTCGAGTAACTGGTCTTGAAAATCTCCCCAAATCGGGAAGTGTTCTGATCTGTTCCAATCATCGCTCGAATCTCGATCCGCCGATTCTCGGGTCGCACTTGGATCGCGAAGTGAGCTATTTTGCCAAAGCCGAGTTGTTCACGAGTCCGATTTTCGGTCCGTTCTTGCGCAAGCTGAATGCTTTTCCTGTCAAACGTGGTCAGATGGATAAAGCGGCGATGACCACGTGCCTGAAAGTCCTGAAATCGGACGGCGCATTGGTGTTTTTTCCCGAGGGCACGCGCGCACCTGCAAACGGTTACTTGTACCCAAAATTCGGAGTCGGTTGGGTGCTTTACAAGACGAGAGCGGATGTTGTGCCACTTTACGTTCATGGTACTGCCACAGGCAGGAAGTTCACCCTGAAGCGCCCGCAGATGGAAGTTGTCGTCGGCAAACCCGTCAGCGCAGAATCGATTATTCAAGACGCGTCCGACACTCGCGACGGTTACCAACAAGTGGCCGACAGAATTCTGAATCTGATACGCGATTTGTCTTTGAATACGACAATTGCGAAGATCACGGAACCGGGTCAGATCAGTGACCGCTCAATTATTGAAGACGAACGATTAAGATAGCCCGAAATCGCGGGCAGTAGTTGTTTCACCAAACCCCGTTACCCGGCGGGAATAAAGAACCGGGAGAAAAAAATGGAAGAAGTAACACAAACCCCTGCGGCCGAGGAAACCAAGTCCACTCCTTGGGTGGATGAAGTCCTGTTCAAGGGCCGCAAAGTCAAGCGCAGCGAACTCCCCGAAGAACAACAGAAACTGACGCAGGAAGCTCAGGACCTTGCCAATCTTTACGGCAAACTGGTCATGGAATTCCGCGAAGGCGAAATTGTTCAAGGCAAGATCGTATCGATCAGTGACAAAGAAATCTCGATCGATATCGGCTTCAAATCGGAAGGCGCTGTCGCGCGCGACGAATTCGCAAATCTTACGGACGTAAAAATCGGCGACGACGTCGAAGTCTTCCTCGATCGCGTCGAAGATCATTCGGGTCAGCTTTCGCTCTCGAAGCGCAAAGCCGACTTCATGAAGACGTGGGAGCGGATTCAGTCGATTTACGAGAAAGAAGAAATTACGACCGGCAACATCCAGCGCCGTATCAAGGGCGGATTCGTGGTCAACGTCATGGGAGTCGAGGCCTTTTTGCCCGGTTCGCAAATCGACGTACATCCGGTGCGTGACTTCGACGCATTGGTCGGTCAGGATATGGAATTCAGGATTGTCAAGCTCAACGACGCACGCAAGAACATCGTCGTGTCGCGCAAGGTAATCATCGAAGAGGGCTTGAAGGGTGTACGCGAGAAGATTCTCGCCGAACTTCAAGTGGGCGACGTCATGGAAGGAACCGCGAAGAACATCACCGACTTTGGTGTCTTCGTCGACCTCGGCGGCGTGGACGGACTCTTGCACATCACGGACCTTTCTTGGGGCCGGGTCAGCCATCCGTCAGAAGTTGTGCAGCTTGATCAAAAGCTCACGGTCAAGGTGCTTGACTACGACCGTGAACGCCAGCGTATTTCCGTCGGTTTGAAGCAGCTTCAGCCGCATCCGTGGGACGGAGTTGATGAACGCTATCCCGTCGGTGCCAAGGTCATGGGCAAGGTCGTGTCGATCGCTCGCTACGGCGCGTTCGTAGAACTCGAAAAAGGTCTCGAAGGCCTCGTGCACATTTCCGAGATGAGCTGGACGCAGCATATCAAGCATCCGTCCGCCATGCTTTCGGTCGGTGACGAAATCGAAGTGGTTATCCTGAACATTGACAAGGAAGGCCGCAAGATTTCCTTGGGTATGAAGCAGGTCGACGCCGATCCGTGGGAAAACCTCGAGCAGAAGTACGCACCGGGATCTCGCCACAATGGCAAAGTTCGTGACCTTGTTCCCTTCGGCGCGTTCGTCGAATTGGAAGATGGCATCGACGGACTGGTGCACATTTCCGATCTGTCGTGGACAAAACGAGTCCGCCACCCTGGTGAAATTCTCCAAAAGGGTGAAGAAGTCGAAATTGTTGTGCTCGGATTTGACCGCAATGAGCGCCGTATTGCCTTAGGTCTGAAGCAAGCGCAAGAAAATCCGTGGGACGAATTCGAAACGCTCTATTCCGTCGGATCGCAAGCGAACGGTAAGGTTGTACGCGTGATGGACAAGGGCGTGATCGTCGAATTGCCGCGCGAAGTCGAAGGCTTCGTGCCCGCAAGTCAGTTGAAGCGACTGACCAAAGGAGCGAAGCAATCCGTGAGCGTCGGAGACGAAATCATGCTTGAAGTGATTGAGTTCGACCGTGAGAATAAGAAGATCATTCTGGCCGCGCAGGCTCCTGATGGTGCCGAAGCGGAAGACGAACTCGATGCCGAAACCCGCGAACAGTATATCGTGGGCAGTGATACCGCTGATTCGTCGGACGATTCGTCAGACTCAACCGAACCGAACGACTCGACAGAGTCTGCATGATCCCAGAGAGTCCTCCGTCAAAAAAGCTCGTGCATGTCACGACGCTTGGCTGCAAACTAAATCAATATGACAGCGAGATGCTGTTGACGCAGTTGCGGTCGGAGGGGTTTTGTGAGACTGAAAGCGCACGTGACGCCGACCTGGTGGTCGTCAACACGTGTGCGGTGACAGAGACTGCGGAACGAAAGGGCCGCGCGGCTATCCGCGCGGCCCTTCGCCAAAACCCAAGTGCGAAGATTGCGGCGACGGGATGCTTGGCCGAGAGATCATCGGCTTCCCTTTTGAAATCGGGGGCTCACGTCGTATTCGGCAATCGGGAAAAGGAACAACTGGCAAAGATACTCGCGAGTAGCGAGTCTGTGCAGGTAGGTGGGATTAAGAATGAAGAACCGTGGACGGACAGCACAGTCGTCGACGGGTTGAGTGGCAGAACGAGAGCATTCCTAAAAATTCAGGACGGCTGCTCCCAGCATTGTACATACTGCATCGTGCCAAAACTGCGTGGGAAAGGCAGAAGTCTTTCCAAGGAGGAGGCAGTCACACGAGCAAAACAGCTCGTTGACAAGGGCTTTCAAGAAATCGTCGTTACCGGTGTCGCACTGGGTACGTACGGGTTCGACCGCGACGAAATGGACATTTTGCCTGACGTTGTCGCCGCAATTACCGGCGTTCAGGGTCTTCGGCGTCTTAGATTAGGGAGCGTGGAACCGTGGGCCGTCACCGAGCGTTTCCTTCATACAGTCGCCGAGTCCGACGTCATTTGTCCCCACTTGCATCTGCCATTTCAAAGTGCCTGTGACGAAGTCCTGCACAGAATGAACCGCCGGTACACCGTACGAGAATTGCGGGAAAAATTAGATCTCGCCTTCAAACTTCGGGACGATTGGGGAATTGGAGCAGACGTCATAGTTGGATTTCCGGGTGAAACGGACGCGCAGTTTCAAGAAACATTCGCTTTTCTCGAGTCGCATCCGATCTCCTACCTGCATGTTTTTCCATTCAGCAGTCGGCCGGGAACCGCAGCCACCAAAATGCAGGGATATGTGCCGCAGCACGAATCCACTCGCCGCGCGAATTCCCTGCGAGATCTTTCTCGAAAACTAAAATTGGATTTCAACCTGCGCCACGTTGGTCAGACAGTTGAAACGATCGCGGAAAACCGCGGGTCCGGTGATTTTACTTACGGACACGCGCGAAACTATGCCGATATAGCCGTGCACTCTAAGGAAATCGAGCCTGGCAGGATCGCGAATGTTTACGTCGATCACGCGGATGCAGACTTTTTGTATTGCAAACCGATTGGAAATTAAGAATGAGTTTACCGCAAGTTAATCGCGACCGTATGGTCGACCTCTTCTGCAAGCTCGTGTCAATCGACAGCCCATCAAAAAAAGAGGCTCCGGTCGCGGACTTTATTGAAAAACACCTTGCGCCGCTCGGTGTGAAGGTGTGGCGCGACGACGCCGGAGAAAAAATCGGCGGCAACTGTGGAAATCTGCACGTGCGCATGGATGCGCGCGGCTCTAAGTCGCCCGCAGTCTTGTTCTCGTCGCATATGGACACCGTAATGCCCGGCATTGGAGTTAAACCCAAAGTCGACGGCGATTTCATTCGTTCGGACGGCACGACTGTGCTGGGTGCCGATGACAAAGCCGGCGTCACTGCGATTCTGGAAATGCTGCAGTGCATTCACGAGAGCGATATGCCGCACGGACCGATTGAAGTTATTTTTGACGTCGCAGAAGAGATTGGCTTGATGGGCGCGAACGAAGTTGATCTGACGCAAGTCAAGGCCAAGTACGCGATCGTGCTTGACGGCGAAGACATGGATCAGATCATCTACAAGTCACCGAGTGCGAACCGCATGTTCTACGAGATCGAAGGCATCGCCGCCCACGCCGGAATGCGTCCCGAAAACGGCATCTCTGCGATTGAGGTGTTCTGCGAAGCGGTTTCCAACATGACGCTCGGTAGACTTGACAGCGAAACGACGGCAAATATCGGCACCATCGAAGCCGGTCGCGCGACGAATATCGTCTGCGAGCATCTGCAATCTCGCGCGGAAGCCCGCAGCCATTCCACTGAGAAGCTCGAAGCTCAAACTGCGGCGATGAGCAAGGCCTTTAAGGATGCGATTGCGAAATTTGAACGTGTCATAGACGGCAAGCCGCGCCGCGCCGTATTGAAAGAAACTGTCAACCGCGAATTCACTGCCATGAATATTCCACTGGATTCCCTTGTCTTCAAGGTGGTAAGTGAAGCCGGCGAACTGATCGGGCTGAAGATGAAACCCGAAGCGATCGGCGGCGGCACGAATGCGAACGTATACAATGCAAAGGGCCTCCCGGCAGTTGTAATCGGGTGCGGAATGAAGGAAGAGCACACGACAAGCGAACATCTCGCGATCAACGATCTTGTGATGGCGGCCAAACTGTGTCTTGCGATACTGCAAAAGAACCACGAACATTCGCTTGCCTGAAAGAACGCGGCATAACATGATTTCATATGGAACCGTAGCGGTTCCACTGTCCTCTGCCGGGCCATTGGCAGAGGGCTTTTTTCAAGGAGTATCGAACAAGAGAGATGACCAACATGAAGACGCACTTTCCGCGTATTGTCGGAATTGGCTTGACGTACGACGACGTCCTGTTGATCCCCGCGGCCTCCGAAATCCTTCCGTCCGAAGTAGATTTGTCGAGTAGGCTGACCACAAATATCAAATTGAAGATTCCTCTCGTGTCAGCGGCGATGGACACCGTATCGGAGTCTGAACTCTGCATCGCGCTTGCTCGTCAGGGAGGAATCGGTGCAATTCACAAGAATATGTCGGCTGAAGAGCAGGCCGCGGAGGTCGACCGGGTGAAACGCAGTGAGTCTGCGATCATTCACGAACCCTACACGCTTCCTCCGGTCGCCAAACTTGCTGATGCGCTTAGACTGAAACACGCCAAAGGCGTGAGCGGCATTCCGATCATTGAAGACGACGGAACGCTGATCGGCATCATCACTGACCGGGACATGCGTTTTGAGACAAATCAGGACACGCCAGTCACAAAACTGATGACCCCCAAAGAAAAGCTCATCACCGCACCGCTTGCGACGGATCTTAATAAGGCCGAGCAGATCCTCCAAGAACACAGGATAGAAAAGCTCTTGCTCGTAAATGAGAAAGGCGGGCTCGAGGGACTTGTCACAGTAAAAGACATACAGAAGCGCTCGCAGTTTCCCAATGCCTGCAAGGACAACGAAGGTCGTCTGCGCGTCGCGGCGGCCCTTGGAATCGGTGCCGACTCGGATGAACGCGCCGAGCTGCTGGTCAAGAGCGGAGTGGATGCGCTAGTCGTCGACTCTGCTCACGGTCACTCATCCAATGTCATCAAGGCCGTCGAGCGACTACGTGCAAAGCACCACAAAGTCGAAATCATCGCAGGCAATGTCGTCACGGCTGAAGGAGCCCGCGCCCTCGCACTGGCCGGTGCAAATGCGATTAAGGTCGGTGTCGGCCCGGGTTCTATTTGCACGACTCGCGTGGTAGCCGGAGTGGGCGTCCCGCAGATCACTGCTATTATGTGGGTGGTGGAGGCCTTGGCCGATCTCGACATCCCGGTAATCGCCGATGGAGGCATTCGTTACTCCGGCGATATCGCCAAAGCTCTTGGCGCGGGTGCCTCTGCTGTCATGATCGGGAGTTTGTTTGCAGGCACGGAGGAGGCCCCGGGCGAGACGATCTTGGTGGATGGCCGGAGCTACAAACTCTTCCGCGGCATGGGCTCGATAGGAGCCATGAAAAAAGGATCGGCGGACCGGTATTTCCAGTCCGCCGCCGCAGCAAGTAGTAAGTTTGTGCCTGAAGGAATCGAGGGTAAAGTACCGTATAAGGGAAAGTTATCAGATACGGTTTTTCAGCTGATGGGAGGAATTCGGGCTTCCATGGGCTATTGTGGAGCGAAGACTATCCACGACATGCAAACAAAAACGCGGTTCGTGGAGGCTACTGCAGCTGGATACACGGAAAGCCATCCGCATGATGTCTCCATCGTGCAGGAGTCGCCGAATTATTCCAGACCCAAGTAAGTCGAGATTTTGAGACAAAAAAAGAGCCGGTGAATATGCTGTGACCGGAGGGGGACGATGGTCACGAGCTCACCGGCTCGGCGGGGGGCGATGTAAGTATTAGGAATTTAGGCTATTAGCGTGGCGCGCGAGGCGGGCCTTACGACGGGCAGCCGTACGAGGATGCAAAATCCCTTTGGCGGCCATACGATCAATCGTCGTGTATGCACTACTTAGCTTATCCTGTGCCACAGCTTGATCGGACACTTGAAGTACTCGTTTTTCGGCTGTGCGGCAACGAGCACGATCCCGGCGATTCCTCTCCCGGGCTTTGGCGGCCGTCTTCATCCGCTTTTCGCAAGATTTGTGTTGTGGCATTCTGTCTAAAAAAACCTTATCTTCTTGTAATTCCTACCCCAAACGGGCAATCCCTGACAGACATGTCTGTAACTGTCCGCCTGAAGTGACGCAATATAAACAAGACTCAAAACAAAGTCAAGTGAATAGTTTCACGCTGTCGGATAGTGCCAAGCGAGCGCTAGAGGGTGCATCCAGAATCGCAGTCTTGACCGGGGCCGGAATTTCAGCCGAATCCGGGCTCGGCACCTTCCGGGGAAAAGAGGGAATTTGGAACAAGATGCGGCCCGAAGAGCTTGCCAGCATGGAAGGCTTCATGGCCAATCCTGAATTGGTCTGGGAATGGTATTCCTACCGCAGATCGCTGCTCTCGACGGCGAAACCAAATCCTGCCCATGTTGCGTTAGCAGAGTGGGGGGAGAGTTGCTCACAATTTACCTTGGTCACTCAAAACGTCGACGGTCTTCACCAACTTTCAGGCCAGAGCGAGGTCTTGGAACTCCATGGCAATATTCGCGTCGACCGTTGCTTGACTTGCGGCAATGAATCAGAGGACGATTTGCACGAACAATTCGAGGGGATTCCGTTTTGCTCATGCGGCGGGAAACTTCGCCCCGGAGTCGTATGGTTTGGCGAAATGCTGCCGGAGCGTACGTTGATGCGAGCTTTTGCCGCCGCCGAGTCTTGTGATCTGTTTCTCGTTATCGGAACTTCAGCGGTAGTCTATCCTGCCGCTGCTCTGCCAGAGGTTGCGGCCGATCACGGCGCGGCGACCATTGAAGTGAATTTGGAACCAACGCAATTCAGCGCGCGTGCCACGTGCACAATACTTTCTCAGGCATCGATAGCAGTGCCCGCGCTTCTTACATTCTGGAAGACAGCCAACTCTTCGTTAACGCACAAAGAATGACGAATCAGATAGGCATAGCGAAACGACTCTCTCTGATTGGCGTGTTTATAGTCGCGGCGATTGCTTTTAATAGCGGTTGTGCATATTACAACACGTTCTACAACATTAAGAGAGATTTCAAGGCGGCAGAAAAACAAACCGAGCGCGCGCAGCTTGGCCAACAAGCGGCCGCTCAGGGATCCGCGCAAAGTGGTCAACCCGCTGGTGCTGCGGGTGTTCCGTCGCAGCAGTATCAGGCAATTCTCCAGTCGTGCTCCAAACTCTTAGAGTACTATCCAAAGAGCCGCTGGATAGACGATGCCTTGATGATCATGGGAGTTTGCTACTATCGAACGGAAGAATTCGCGCGCGCAGAACGCAAGTTCACGGAATTACTTTCGATCTTCCCAAATAGCAAGCACACGCAAAATGCTATTGTTTGGAAGGCACGCTCCTTATTGGCACAGGAAGAATATGACGCCGCTGAGGACTTGTTGACCGCATCCGAAAGCCGTCTGAAATCGCCGGATGCTAAGGCTGCGGCGGGCCGGACATTGGCCGGTATCTATGACAAACGAGGACAGCCTGAAGAAGCGATAAAGTACCTCGAAGCGATCCGCTCAATATCATATGACCGGGACAACAAGGCGTCGGACTACCTCACGCTGGGGCGCTCGTATATCGCGCTTGACCGCGATGAAGATGCTTCAAGATCGCTTGAGCAATGTCTCCGGACAACGCGAAGCGCGGACGAGGCTTTCGCCTCACGCTCCCTTTTAGCCCGTATGGCGGCGGACGCAGGAGACTATCAATCAGCTCGCACATATTTGCGGCCGCTTCAAACAGACCGCCGTTTTCTCAATCGCGTCGGCGATGTTCAGATTGAACTTGCCAATGTAGAAGCGGTCGCGGGCGACCCCGTTCTGGCCATTCAAATGCTCGAGTACTACTGTTCGACGGCCAACCAAGGTGAGCCAAAAGCAAAAGCATACATGATGCAAGGCTACGTGGCACGCGACAGGCTCCGAGAGTTCGAAATCGCAAAAGCCAAATTCGACAGTGTTGCCGCAGCCGGAGCCTCCCGACCACTCGCTGACAGTGCGCAGGTACTCTCTGATGAACTCGCGAGGGGGCTTAGCGCACTCGAACGCATCCCGGCATTGCAAGACAGCCTGACGACTCTTTCAGAACTGGCTGCAATACCGGAGCACGAGGCCGAAAATCCAGCTGTTGCAGAAGTTGATTCCTCAGGGAACGCAGAACAAGCCAGTATGGAAGAAGACTCGGTCTCTGAGACCAGTGTTGCGAACGAGCCCGCGATGGCGGAAATGGAAGCCGATTCGACAACAACTGCTGCGCCGCTCGAAACTGCGTTATCCGAGATCATTCCGCTCGACAGTACAGTAGCCGAAAACCTAAGTGATTCAACTGTCAATGTCGACACGACATCCCAAAAGGCTCTGACCCCTGCTCAAATTATGGCGGACTCAATCATGCGAGCGATGGCCATTGAAGATTCTATTTTCAGATCAAGTTCTGAGTCAATGAGCGAAGCGAATGAAGGCGACTCCGAACTTGCGGACTCCGCGAACGTGGTCAATTCGCCTGCAAACGCGGATTCGTTGCCGGCGGTTCCTGCTGGACCGTCTCCGGAGGAACGGCGCGCGATGCAATTGGCTTCGCTTTCAAAGCGGTTAGTCAATGCTCATCTTGAGGCCGCGTCCTTTTATCAAGATGTTGCAAAAGATCCCGACAGCGCATTCATTCATATTCAGCAGGCCTCAGAGGTACCGGATTATTCGGCTGACCATTGGCGAGCCGTTGTTCAATACGGAATGATTCTGCAAGATCGTAATCCGGGCAGCACAGAGGCAAATGAACTATTAATGTCCGCCGCGACAAACGACGCTGTGCCTCGCGGAATTCAAAATGCGGCGCGTGACTTGGTCGGACTTCCACAAGTTGCCAAGGAAAAGACGGAGCAGGAAATCGCGCTTGAAGGCGCGGAGCGAATGCTGTTAAGCGGCAACCCAATCGACAGCGTTTTAGATCAATATGTGGAAGTTGCCGCGATGGACAGCCATTCGTTTGCAGGGAGTCAGGCCCTGCAGGCCATTGCCTATTTGCAAGAATATCAACTCACCGATTATTCGAACGCATTGGCGACGCATCAAGCGATTATTGAGTTGTTTCCTGACTCCCAGTTCGTAGCCATATCCAAGGCTAAAGTTAGTGAACCCGACACAACTTCGATCTTCCTGATGAGCGACAAAGAACTCGAAGGGTCCTTTCAGCCGGCAATGGACTTGCTCACTTCCGAGTCAGACTCGACCGGATGGCCGCCTGAAGAGTCTTCTCTATTAGGTAGACGATTCAGGTAGTGTCTAATCTCGCGTGGCGTCTGCTCATTGCAATGATCGGCATTCCCGCGCTGATCTTCTGCGTGGTCGTGGGAAACGCGTGGCTTACTGCGCTCATTGTCACGCTGCAAGTGCTTGCGCTCTGGGAGTGGAGCCGACTCGCGCGGGCCGCGCAGATTCCGTTTAAAGCGTGGCCGGTGCTTCCGCCGCTGATTGCCGTGAACATGTTTGTGTTCGCGCCGTATTGGCTTTGGACGGCGCCTGTTGCCATCTCGCTGGGCTTTTTCTGGATCGGAAGCGCGGTTTTCGATGGCGCGCGCCAACCTCTTCGCACGTTGGGCCACGGCGCGCTCTTTTTGTTGTACGCCGCGTTGCCCCTTGCCTTATGGGCACGCATCTGGGCCATGAGCGACCCGCTACGTTTCAGCGTCGCCGGAACTCTCTTCGTACTCTTTGCCGCCACGTGGTTGTGCGACTCCGCCGCGTATTTCGGCGGGCGCGCCCTGGGCCGGCACAAACTCTACGAGAAAGCCAGCCCCAACAAAACCGTCGAAGGCGCGTTTTTTGGCGTGCTTGGCGCGGCGTTGTTGTTGCCGTTGTTGCGCCTATTTGATCTTGCTGTGCCGACGCCTCTCGATTACATCGCGCTGCCCCTGATTGTCGGCGTCTTTGGCCAAAGCGGCGATCTCTTGGAGTCGCTCATCAAACGTGAATCTGGCGTCAAAGACAGTTCTCATCTCATTCCCGGACACGGCGGCGTGTTGGACCGTTTCGATTCCCTGCTTTTGTCCACACCATTCTATTTCGCCTACCTCTACCTGACCACGTTCCTCCACCTGTACCTGACCAAGTGACGAACACCGAAACCCACTCCCGCGCCGTGAACACACTCGTCTCCGTCAAGGAAGGAGCCAATCCGAAAGTTGTCGAGATGTTCGACCGCATCGCGGGCACCTACGACAAACTCAACCGCTTCTTCTCGATGGGCGTAGACCGCACATGGCGCAAGCAAGCCGTGCGTTCGCTGGTCTTGCAACCTGGCATGAGAGTGCTCGATTGCAGCGCAGGAACCGGCGACATGTCCTTCGAAGCGCACAAACAATGCGCCGGCGTTCATACGACGTTGTTCGATCCCTCCGCCAAAATGCTCGAGCTTGCTGAGACAAAAGCGCGCAATACCTCCATCACAAACTATGATCTATTGTGCGGCGCCGCTGAACAAATCTCGGCAGAAGATGCGTCATACGATCGATTCATGGTCGCCTTCGGCATTCGCAATTTCCACGATC
This region of Calditrichota bacterium genomic DNA includes:
- a CDS encoding 30S ribosomal protein S20: MKTAAKARERNRRDRARCRTAEKRVLQVSDQAVAQDKLSSAYTTIDRMAAKGILHPRTAARRKARLARHANSLNS
- a CDS encoding M20/M25/M40 family metallo-hydrolase, whose protein sequence is MSLPQVNRDRMVDLFCKLVSIDSPSKKEAPVADFIEKHLAPLGVKVWRDDAGEKIGGNCGNLHVRMDARGSKSPAVLFSSHMDTVMPGIGVKPKVDGDFIRSDGTTVLGADDKAGVTAILEMLQCIHESDMPHGPIEVIFDVAEEIGLMGANEVDLTQVKAKYAIVLDGEDMDQIIYKSPSANRMFYEIEGIAAHAGMRPENGISAIEVFCEAVSNMTLGRLDSETTANIGTIEAGRATNIVCEHLQSRAEARSHSTEKLEAQTAAMSKAFKDAIAKFERVIDGKPRRAVLKETVNREFTAMNIPLDSLVFKVVSEAGELIGLKMKPEAIGGGTNANVYNAKGLPAVVIGCGMKEEHTTSEHLAINDLVMAAKLCLAILQKNHEHSLA
- a CDS encoding NAD-dependent deacylase, which encodes MNSFTLSDSAKRALEGASRIAVLTGAGISAESGLGTFRGKEGIWNKMRPEELASMEGFMANPELVWEWYSYRRSLLSTAKPNPAHVALAEWGESCSQFTLVTQNVDGLHQLSGQSEVLELHGNIRVDRCLTCGNESEDDLHEQFEGIPFCSCGGKLRPGVVWFGEMLPERTLMRAFAAAESCDLFLVIGTSAVVYPAAALPEVAADHGAATIEVNLEPTQFSARATCTILSQASIAVPALLTFWKTANSSLTHKE
- the rpsA gene encoding 30S ribosomal protein S1 produces the protein MEEVTQTPAAEETKSTPWVDEVLFKGRKVKRSELPEEQQKLTQEAQDLANLYGKLVMEFREGEIVQGKIVSISDKEISIDIGFKSEGAVARDEFANLTDVKIGDDVEVFLDRVEDHSGQLSLSKRKADFMKTWERIQSIYEKEEITTGNIQRRIKGGFVVNVMGVEAFLPGSQIDVHPVRDFDALVGQDMEFRIVKLNDARKNIVVSRKVIIEEGLKGVREKILAELQVGDVMEGTAKNITDFGVFVDLGGVDGLLHITDLSWGRVSHPSEVVQLDQKLTVKVLDYDRERQRISVGLKQLQPHPWDGVDERYPVGAKVMGKVVSIARYGAFVELEKGLEGLVHISEMSWTQHIKHPSAMLSVGDEIEVVILNIDKEGRKISLGMKQVDADPWENLEQKYAPGSRHNGKVRDLVPFGAFVELEDGIDGLVHISDLSWTKRVRHPGEILQKGEEVEIVVLGFDRNERRIALGLKQAQENPWDEFETLYSVGSQANGKVVRVMDKGVIVELPREVEGFVPASQLKRLTKGAKQSVSVGDEIMLEVIEFDRENKKIILAAQAPDGAEAEDELDAETREQYIVGSDTADSSDDSSDSTEPNDSTESA
- the mtaB gene encoding tRNA (N(6)-L-threonylcarbamoyladenosine(37)-C(2))-methylthiotransferase MtaB gives rise to the protein MIPESPPSKKLVHVTTLGCKLNQYDSEMLLTQLRSEGFCETESARDADLVVVNTCAVTETAERKGRAAIRAALRQNPSAKIAATGCLAERSSASLLKSGAHVVFGNREKEQLAKILASSESVQVGGIKNEEPWTDSTVVDGLSGRTRAFLKIQDGCSQHCTYCIVPKLRGKGRSLSKEEAVTRAKQLVDKGFQEIVVTGVALGTYGFDRDEMDILPDVVAAITGVQGLRRLRLGSVEPWAVTERFLHTVAESDVICPHLHLPFQSACDEVLHRMNRRYTVRELREKLDLAFKLRDDWGIGADVIVGFPGETDAQFQETFAFLESHPISYLHVFPFSSRPGTAATKMQGYVPQHESTRRANSLRDLSRKLKLDFNLRHVGQTVETIAENRGSGDFTYGHARNYADIAVHSKEIEPGRIANVYVDHADADFLYCKPIGN
- the guaB gene encoding IMP dehydrogenase produces the protein MKTHFPRIVGIGLTYDDVLLIPAASEILPSEVDLSSRLTTNIKLKIPLVSAAMDTVSESELCIALARQGGIGAIHKNMSAEEQAAEVDRVKRSESAIIHEPYTLPPVAKLADALRLKHAKGVSGIPIIEDDGTLIGIITDRDMRFETNQDTPVTKLMTPKEKLITAPLATDLNKAEQILQEHRIEKLLLVNEKGGLEGLVTVKDIQKRSQFPNACKDNEGRLRVAAALGIGADSDERAELLVKSGVDALVVDSAHGHSSNVIKAVERLRAKHHKVEIIAGNVVTAEGARALALAGANAIKVGVGPGSICTTRVVAGVGVPQITAIMWVVEALADLDIPVIADGGIRYSGDIAKALGAGASAVMIGSLFAGTEEAPGETILVDGRSYKLFRGMGSIGAMKKGSADRYFQSAAAASSKFVPEGIEGKVPYKGKLSDTVFQLMGGIRASMGYCGAKTIHDMQTKTRFVEATAAGYTESHPHDVSIVQESPNYSRPK
- a CDS encoding 1-acyl-sn-glycerol-3-phosphate acyltransferase, whose protein sequence is MRAFYATVAWTARTLFRILYGVRVTGLENLPKSGSVLICSNHRSNLDPPILGSHLDREVSYFAKAELFTSPIFGPFLRKLNAFPVKRGQMDKAAMTTCLKVLKSDGALVFFPEGTRAPANGYLYPKFGVGWVLYKTRADVVPLYVHGTATGRKFTLKRPQMEVVVGKPVSAESIIQDASDTRDGYQQVADRILNLIRDLSLNTTIAKITEPGQISDRSIIEDERLR
- a CDS encoding phosphatidate cytidylyltransferase: MSNLAWRLLIAMIGIPALIFCVVVGNAWLTALIVTLQVLALWEWSRLARAAQIPFKAWPVLPPLIAVNMFVFAPYWLWTAPVAISLGFFWIGSAVFDGARQPLRTLGHGALFLLYAALPLALWARIWAMSDPLRFSVAGTLFVLFAATWLCDSAAYFGGRALGRHKLYEKASPNKTVEGAFFGVLGAALLLPLLRLFDLAVPTPLDYIALPLIVGVFGQSGDLLESLIKRESGVKDSSHLIPGHGGVLDRFDSLLLSTPFYFAYLYLTTFLHLYLTK
- a CDS encoding tetratricopeptide repeat protein, which translates into the protein MTNQIGIAKRLSLIGVFIVAAIAFNSGCAYYNTFYNIKRDFKAAEKQTERAQLGQQAAAQGSAQSGQPAGAAGVPSQQYQAILQSCSKLLEYYPKSRWIDDALMIMGVCYYRTEEFARAERKFTELLSIFPNSKHTQNAIVWKARSLLAQEEYDAAEDLLTASESRLKSPDAKAAAGRTLAGIYDKRGQPEEAIKYLEAIRSISYDRDNKASDYLTLGRSYIALDRDEDASRSLEQCLRTTRSADEAFASRSLLARMAADAGDYQSARTYLRPLQTDRRFLNRVGDVQIELANVEAVAGDPVLAIQMLEYYCSTANQGEPKAKAYMMQGYVARDRLREFEIAKAKFDSVAAAGASRPLADSAQVLSDELARGLSALERIPALQDSLTTLSELAAIPEHEAENPAVAEVDSSGNAEQASMEEDSVSETSVANEPAMAEMEADSTTTAAPLETALSEIIPLDSTVAENLSDSTVNVDTTSQKALTPAQIMADSIMRAMAIEDSIFRSSSESMSEANEGDSELADSANVVNSPANADSLPAVPAGPSPEERRAMQLASLSKRLVNAHLEAASFYQDVAKDPDSAFIHIQQASEVPDYSADHWRAVVQYGMILQDRNPGSTEANELLMSAATNDAVPRGIQNAARDLVGLPQVAKEKTEQEIALEGAERMLLSGNPIDSVLDQYVEVAAMDSHSFAGSQALQAIAYLQEYQLTDYSNALATHQAIIELFPDSQFVAISKAKVSEPDTTSIFLMSDKELEGSFQPAMDLLTSESDSTGWPPEESSLLGRRFR